Proteins co-encoded in one Actinoallomurus bryophytorum genomic window:
- a CDS encoding response regulator codes for MTDVLIVDDEVLIRTGLRAIIDAEPDFAVVGEAGDGAEVLPLVRSLRPDVVMMDVRMPAVDGIQATRSILATVPDPPRILVITTFENDDYVYEALRAGASGFLLKRARPEEIIQALRTISLSDSLLFPAAIRGLAAQHATRSADRVARARLTEREGEVLELMAKGLSNAEIAAELVVSVETVKTHVGNILAKLQARDRTQAVIAAYESGFVSPS; via the coding sequence GTGACGGACGTTCTCATCGTGGACGACGAGGTGCTGATCCGCACCGGCCTACGGGCGATCATCGACGCGGAGCCGGATTTCGCGGTCGTGGGTGAGGCGGGCGACGGCGCGGAGGTGCTGCCGCTGGTGCGGTCCCTGCGGCCGGACGTGGTGATGATGGACGTCCGGATGCCCGCGGTCGACGGCATCCAGGCCACGAGGAGCATCCTGGCGACGGTCCCCGACCCGCCCAGGATCCTGGTCATCACGACGTTCGAGAACGATGACTACGTCTATGAGGCACTGAGGGCGGGCGCCAGCGGGTTCCTGCTCAAGCGCGCCCGGCCGGAGGAGATCATCCAGGCGCTGCGCACCATCTCGCTGAGCGACTCGCTGCTGTTCCCCGCCGCGATCCGCGGACTCGCGGCCCAGCACGCCACCCGGTCGGCCGACCGGGTGGCGCGAGCCCGGCTCACCGAGCGTGAGGGCGAGGTCCTGGAACTCATGGCGAAGGGATTGTCGAACGCCGAGATCGCCGCGGAGCTCGTGGTGAGCGTGGAGACCGTCAAGACCCACGTCGGCAACATCCTGGCCAAGCTCCA